The following are from one region of the Vitis riparia cultivar Riparia Gloire de Montpellier isolate 1030 chromosome 14, EGFV_Vit.rip_1.0, whole genome shotgun sequence genome:
- the LOC117930476 gene encoding uncharacterized protein LOC117930476 has protein sequence MPPEVKQEIRRLLEQKNKAKAKKAADIKEIRFQLRDTMGRRHRHVIDEDDEENLGGDDDDGDDDVYMYPADMHPDERHAYREAVRASKAAEWNRQQEEHFIKGMGIEPSSPYEIKHKYLDMEYKDMEAYVNIQREKWKTYGGTIMSDGWTGPMKSSIINFMVYPKGSTIFLKSVDASNNIKDNKYIYGLLKDVIKEVGKQNVVKIVTDNGSEFVKAGKLLMKKYNLYWTPCVAHCIDLMFEDTSKRTSVADVITKARKITNFIYNHSWLLVQMRKVCGGDIVRPGATRFATNYIALDNLLKKKANLKKVFISDEWAQHNLSHTLINKEVESLMFDHANWERVGKLVSIYEALYTVLRIVDSEVVPTMPFVYELIRVMKENLIRLNAKECIVAFFLNPRFQYKCGVGIDPDLLQAVHEVFAKLDPISEGLSQFGNEIILFRDAKRGFGDRATIASRSEMVPDEYYL, from the exons ATGCCTCCAGAAGTGAAACAAGAAATAAGACGACTTCTAGAGCaaaaaaataaggcaaaagCGAAGAAAGCTGCAGATATAAAAGAGATTCGATTTCAACTGCGAGACACAATGGGAAGAAGACATAGGCATGTAATTGATGAGGACGATGAGGAGAACCttggtggtgatgatgatgatggagatgatgatgtgtatatgtatccgGCTGACATGCACCCTGATGAGCGACATGCTTATAGAGAAGCGGTTCGAGCATCAAAAGCTGCTGAATGGAATCGACAACAAGAAGAACATTTTAtaaaag GTATGGGTATAGAACCATCGTCTCCTTATGAAATCAAACACAAGTATTTGGATATGGAGTACAAAGACATGGAAGCTTATGTCAATATTCAAAGAGAAAAGTGGAAGACTTATGGAGGCACGATTATGTCTGACGGATGGACTGGGCCCATGAAATCaagcataattaatttcatggtatATCCAAAAGGTAGCACAATCTTCCTCAAATCTGTTGATGCATCAAATAATATAAAGGACAACAAATACATATATGGTTTGTTgaaggatgtgatcaaggaagtTGGCAAACAAAATGTGGTCAAAATAGTTACAGATAATGGGTCGGAATTCGTGAAGGCGGGGAAGTTGTTAATGAAGAAATACAATCTTTATTGGACTCCGTGTGTAGCACATTGCATCGACTTAATGTTCGAAGACACTAGTAAAAGGACGAGTGTTGCAGATGTGATTACAAAGGCTCGAAAGATAACCAACTTCATTTATAACCATAGTTGGTTGCTTGTGCAGATGCGGAAGGTGTGTGGTGGAGACATAGTTCGTCCTGGAGCAACAAGATTTGCAACCAATTATATAGCCCTAGACaatcttttgaaaaagaaagcaaacttGAAGAAAGTGTTTATCAGTGATGAATGGGCACAACACAACTTAAGTCACACATTAATCAACAAAGAAGTTGAATCACTTATGTTTGACCATGCAAACTGGGAAAGAGTGGGAAAGCTAGTATCAATATATGAGGCGCTATACACAGTTCTTCGCATTGTCGATTCAGAAGTTGTTCCtacaatgccatttgtgtatGAATTGATTCGAGTTATGAAAGAGAACCTCATTCGACTTAATGCTAAAGAATG TATTGTAGCATTCTTTCTtaatccaagatttcaatataaatGTGGAGTTGGTATTGATCCTGATCTACTTCAAGCTGTTCATGAAGTCTTTGCAAAATTAGATCCTATATCAGAAGgtcttagtcaatttggaaatgag ATTATACTATTCcgagatgcaaaaagaggattcggTGATCGAGCAACGATTGCTTCGAGGTCAGAAATGGTTCCCGATGAgtattatttgtga